The region CGCAGGATCCGGGTCGCGACCCCGGTGTCCTTGTCCGCGGCCAGGATCCTTTCCTTGATCTTCGGGTCGTCGCCGGGACAGAGCGTGTAGTCCACGTCCGTCACCGGGAAGAACTCGTGCTCGGGTTTCGCCATCGGTGCTCCTCGAGGTGTCGTAGGGCGGGGTGTGGCTAAGGCGTGTCGACGCCGTAGCTGCCGAGGAACGCGTCGACCTCGGCGAGCGGGCCGTCGAAGCCGTAGTTGCGGAAGGCGTAGCCCTTCACGACGAAGGGCGCTCCGGCGTAGAACATCTCGTACTGGTGGTGCCGGCCGGCGAACTCGCTGCCGACCGCGTCCCAGACGAGCTTGAACAGCTTGACCCGCTCTTCCGCGGGGGCGCTGGGGGACTGGATGTAGCGGTCGATGTCCGCGCGGGTCTCCGGGTTGCGCATGTCCGCCACGCCGGAGGGCACCTGGAGCACGCCGCCGCCGACGAGGTCGCGCAGGATCGCCAGCGCCCGCGGGTACAGCTCGGCCTGCAGGCCCATCGCCCCGTAGACGGCGCGCTTGCCCGGCAGCCAGAGACCTGATCCGTCGTCGGCGGCGGTGTACTCCGCTGCCAGGACCGCGGACTCGACCACGGAGGTGAGTGCGGCCAGCTCGCCGAGCTTCTCGACGACGCCGGGGAACCTGTCGACGCCGTTGACGGCGGCGACCTTGCGGGCGAGCCCGGCGATGAACTGGAGCTTCACGGCGAACCGGATCTGCGCCTGCCAGTTGCCGAGCACGTGGGCGCCGGTGTCGAAGAACTGGCGGCGCAGTCCGGCGACGTCGCGGAAGACGAGGACCTTCTCCCAGGGGACGAAGACATCGTCGAAGACCAGCAGGGCGTCGGTCTCGTCGTAACGACTCGTCAGCGGGTAGTCGTAGGAGCTGGTCGCCGCGGGGGCGAACGGGCGGCGGCAGTAGAGCTTGAGGCCCTCGGTGGCCACCGGGACGACGAAGCTCAGGGCGAAGTCCGCGTCGTCGTCGGTGAGCGGCTTGATGCAGGACACGAGGATCTCGTCGGCCACGGGGCCGCCGGTGGCCAGCATCTGGGCGCCGCGCACGACGATCCCGTCGCTGCGCTCCTCGGTCACGCCGACCTGCACGAAGTCGCCGTCCCAGGCGTGCGCCGTGGTGGCCCGGGAGACCTGCGGCGGGATGATCGCGTAGGAGACGTAGGGGTTCTCGGTCTGCATCCGCCGGTGGTAGGCGAGCACGTTGGCCGAGAGGTCGCGGTCCCCCGCGGCGAACGCCTCCGGGTGGGCCGCGAAGCCGTTGACGAACGCCGCGACGTGGTCGGGGCTGCGCCCCACCCACCCGTGGGTGTGCCGCGCCCAGGCCTCCGCGGTGTGCCGGAAGCCGGCGAGGTCCTCGCGGCTGCGGGGGATGATGTTGATGCGGTTGGTCCGCGCCCCGGTCTCGGGTGCGGTCGCGGTCATCCCCTGGGCCGGGTCGGCGGCCAGGTCGAACAGCTCCCCGATCGTCGTCGCGATCGGCGCGAAGGCCGGGTGGGCGGCGACGTCGTGCACCGCCTCGCCGTCGACGATGATCGTCCGGCCGTCCTTGAGACCGGTGAGGTAGTCCTGTCCGGTACGCATCAGCGGTTCCTCTGCTCGGTCTCGTAGGTGTGGGCCAGGACTGTGCCGTCGCTCAGCTTCAGCTGCAGTGTCCAGTTCCGGCCGAAGACGAAGCGTCCCGTCATCAGGGGCAGCGTCCCGCCGAACAGGACGAGGTCGCCGTCGGCGTCCGGCAGGGCATCGGCAAGGCGGGCGAGCACGTCCGCCGGGTGCCGCAGGGCGGACAGGTCCCCACGCTGGTAGGGCTCGCCGTCGACGTCGCTGGCGGCGGCGACGGGGTCCCAGTCGAAGTCGTTCAGGTCGGCGGGCAGGGCCGCGACCTCCCGGCCGAGCGGCTTCGGACACGCGGCCTTCGAGCCGGCGACGCTGCTCTTCTCCAGCTCGCGGTCGGTGTGGTCGGAGCCGACGCCGAGGTAGAGGCGGCCGTCGTGGCGGATGACGACGGGTTCGACCTCGCCCGAGCTGTCCGGGCCGTCGACGCCGATCACCGGATCCGTGGTGAGCAGCGCGGGGTCGAGGTCGTAGAAGGCGGGCACGGTCGCGGGCGGCGGAACGCCGATCTCGGCGAGCTCGGCGATGTGCGCGGCCACCGCCTCGGCGTCCCGGCCGGTGTAGCCGGCGACGATGAGCCGCGCCGGGCGGACGTGCAGCATCTCGCCCGTACCGCGGACGGTGAGTTGTAGTGCCTGGTCGGGCATGTGCTCAGTTCTCTCTTCTCGGGGTGAGCCGGCGGTCGGCGAGCACCGGGAACTCGGTGCGGGCCGCCGCGATCACCCCTGTATCGACATCGCAGAAGGTCACGCCCTCGTCCTCGCCGGCCTCGACGAGCACCTCGCCCCACGGGTCTACCACCCGGCTGTGCCCGGCGAGCCGGACCCCGTCGGCCTGCTCCCCCACCGCGTTGCAGGCGACGAGGACGACCTGCTCCTCGACCGCGCGGGTGGAGGTGAACAACCGCCAGTGCGCGAGACGGGCGGCGGGCCAGGCCGAGCACACCACGATGGACTCCGCGCCCTCGTCCACCAGGGCGCGGTACAGCTCGGGGAAGCGCAGGTCGTAACAGGTCGTGGTGCCGAGCCGGCCGAGCCCGGTGTCGACCGCGCCGACCTGCTCCCCGGGGGTGAGCAGCTCGGCCTCGCGCGACCGGTACCCGAAGACATGGATCTTCCGGTAGGTGTGGACGATCTCCCCGTCCGGGCCGATCAGGACCGCGGTGTTGTAGAGCCGGCCCTGCCCGTCGCGCTCGAGGACACTGCCCATGTGCAGGTGGCAGCCCAGCCGGACGGCCCACTCGCGGGCCGCCGAGACGGTGTCACCGTGGAGCGGCTCCGCGAGCTCGGCGTAGGCGTCGAACGCGAAGTACCCGGACAGCCAGAGCTCGGGCAGCACCACCAGGTCGGCGCCGGCGGCCTCGGCCACCATGTCCCCGACCCGGCGGCGCCGCTCCCCGACCGGTTCCCCGGCCGGACTGGCCACCTGCACCAGTGCCGTTCTCACTTCGCGTGGTCACCCGCCGAGGACAGGAACTCCAGCAGCTCGGCGTTGAACCGCTCGCCGATGCGCTGCACGGCGTGCGGGCTGCCGTCGAACAGCACCCGCTTGGCCGGCAGCTTCTCCGCGAGCACGTCGCCGACGTCCTCGAAGCCCGGGGTCCCGCCGCCGGTGACCACCAACTTGGGGAACGGCGCGGCCGCCAACTCCTCCAGCGGCACCCCCGTCTCCCACGGGCGCTCGGTCTTGAGGTTGCGCACCGCCTCCGCGAACGGAGGCGGCAGCGGCGACGGCAGCTCCATCGACACGCTCAGCGTCCTGAGAAAGCCCTCGACGAACGTCTCGAGGTCGGCGTCGCCGTTGCGCTCCCAGTGCGTGCGGAGCCCCTCGATCAGCTTGTCCGCCTCGGGCCGGCCGGCGGCGTTCGGCATCGCGGGCGGCTCGATGACCGTCAGCGACCACACCTTCTCCGGAGCCAGGGCGGCGGCCCGCATGGCCACCACCCCGCCCATCGACGTGCCGACGAGGTGGGCCCCGGAACCGAGGAGCTCGACGATGTCCTGCGCGTCCCGATCGGGGTCGATCCGGTCGGTGCCCGGGCTCGGGCTGTATCCGCGCCGGTAGGGGGCGATCAGCCGGTAGCGGTCGGCGAGGACCTTCTGCTCGCCGAAGGCCGCGGCCGCGGAGCTGAGGCTGCCGTGGACCAGGACGACCGGTGGGCCGTCCTCACCCCAGCGCTCGGCTTCCAGCGCGGTCACCGTCCGCTGCTGCTGTTCTGCTCGGCGGCCGCGGCCGCGGCGAAGACGCCGTTGTCCACGTCCAGCTGGCGGGACTCGAACTTCCAGCCGTCGGCGGTGCGGACCGCGACGTCGTTGTAGACGCCGCTGGCGATGATGTGCGGAGCCTTCTCGACCTGGATCTTGACGACCAGGCTGTAGACCGTCGCCCGGTCCCCGTCGCCCTCGATGACGTAGTTGCTCAGGACGTGGCGGGCTCCGTCCTCCTTGCCGGCCGCGATGTGGCCGCGGATGAACTCCTTGATGGCCTCGTGACCGGTGAAGGTGCCGTAGGTGGCGATGAACTTCCCGTCGGGCAGCCAGCAGTTCGCCCAGGCCTCGACGTCGTGCGCGTCGAGGTACTTGACGTGGGTGTTCGACAGCTCCTGGATGGCGAGCTTGTCGTCTACGGAGAGAGGCATCTGCAGCTCCTTGTCGGTGGATCAACACGCCGCACGCTAGTGCTCTAGTACGTAGCATACAAGTGCGGCCCGTTACTGGTGTGTAAGATGCCAGCGTGGCCAAGCTGAGCGGGATCACCGCGGTGGAGCGAGCTCCGACCCTGTCCCGCCGCGCCTACCTGCAGATCCAGCAGGCGATCCGCGACGGCGCGATCCGCCAGGAGGTCCTCTACTCAGAGAACGAACTGGCCGAGACCCTCGGGATGTCCCGAACCCCCGTCCGCGAGGCCCTCATCTCGCTGAGCCGCGAGGGCCTCGTCGCGATCGAGTCCCAGCGGGGGTTCCGGCTCCGCAAGCTGTCCGCCGACGAGCGGCGGGAGATCTTCGACCTGCGCTCGCTGCTGGAGCCCTACACCGCGCGCCGACTCGCTCTCGTGGCGACGGAGGAGGACGTGCGCCGGCTGGGCACGCTCATCGACGCCCAGCAGGACCTGCGCGGTCCCGGGCAGCAGTCCGAGTTCCTGGCTCTCGACGAGCAGTTCCATCTGTTGCAGTCCGAGCTGCTCGGTCTGGAGCGGACACACGCGACGATGACGAGCCTGCGCGGGGCGATGTGGCTGATCGGCTTCGAGGCGCTGACCCTGCCGCACCGGCACGAGGACGTCATCGCGGAGCACCGCGCGATCCTCGACGCCATCGCCCGCCACGACCCCGAAGCCGCCGCGGCGGCTGCCCACGAGCACATCGTCACCACCGCCGCGGCGGTCCTGTAGTCGTTCGGCGAGGTGGCCGAGGGCGGAGGCGGCGGATCTGACCCCGACCACGCCGTCGCTAGGCCGACGGTGCCGACTCCCGCGTCGCGCGGGTGAGCAACCCGGTGGCCAGTAGCGCGGCGAGCGCGCCGCCCGCGACGACCACGACCATGGGCAGGGCCGTCCCTTCGCCGCCGAGCGCCATCAGTGGTGTGACGACGATGCCGCCGGTGAACATGCACGCCCCCAGCACCGCCGACGCCGAACCGGCGGCCGGTGCTCGCTGCACCCCGAGCACGGTCGCATTCGAGGAGACGAGTCCACGGGTGGCGACCACGAGGAACAACGGCACCATCAGAGCGACCAGACCCAGCCCGAGAACGACGGCCGCGAGCAGCGCGAGCGCGGCAACGGCCGACGCGACGAGCCCGGCGAGCAGGAGCCCGCGGGCCGGGAAGCGCCGGACGAGGCGCGCGTTGGCCAGGCCGAGCACGATCATCCCGGCGGCGTTGAGCGCGAACACGAGGCTGAACTGGGTGGGCGTGAGGCCGTAGAGCTCCTGCAGCGCGAACGACGAGCCGGAGATGTAGCCGAACAGCGAGGCGTAGGCGAACCCGACCGTCAACGCATAGCCCGCGAAGACCCGGTCACGGGCCAGCGTGGTGAACGCACGGCCGGTCCGGCGCAGGCCACCCGCGTGCCGACGCTCGGCCGGCAGCGTCTCCGGTACGGCTCGCCAGGTCGCGGCGGCGAGCACCACGCTGATCGCGGCCAGCAGCCAGAACATCGGGCGCCAGCTCCCCGTCGCGGCCAGCAGCGCGCCACCGAGCACCGGGGCCGCGATCGGCGCGACGCTCGACAGGGTCATGAACAGCGAGAACAGCCGGGCCGCCTCGGCCCCGGCGTACGATTCATCGGTCCAACACAATGTTTCGACGCTACTGATCGAGGATTGCGATGGATGTGCGGCAACTCGAGTACTTCGTCGCCGTCGCCGAGGAGTTGAGCTTCACCCGGGCCGCGGCGCGCTGCCACGTCGTGCAGTCCGCGTTGAGCTACCAGATCGCCCGGCTGGAGCGCGAGCACCGGGTCACCCTGTTCGAGCGCACCAGCCGCTCCGTGCGCCTCGCCGCGGCGGGTGAGCTGCTGCTTCCTCGCGCCCGCGCCGTGCTGGCCGAGCTCGACGGTGCCCGCGCGGAGCTCGCCGAGCTCTCGGGAGTGATCACCGGGCGGCTGTCGATCGGCATGATCGGCAGTACGGGCCAGGCCGCGCCGACGGTGGAGCGCGCCCTGGCCGCATTCCACCGCCGGCACCGAGGCGTCGAGATCGCGATCCGCGACGCCGGGAGCAGGCACATGGCCGAGCAGGTCCGCGCAGGCGGGCTCGACCTGGCGTTCGTCGGACTCTTCGCCGACCAGCTGCCGGACGGCCTCGCACACCGGGTCCTCGCCGACGAGGCGCTCGTCGTCGCCGTCCCCCGCGGCCACCCCTCCGCCGGGGCGCCCGCCGATCTCGCCGCACTCGCCGCAGCGAGCGCTTTCGTCGAGATGCGCGCGGAGTCCGGGCTGCGGACCCAGGTCGACGCCGCCTTCGCCCGGGCCGGGGTCACCCGACGCATCGCCTTCGAACTCGCCACCTCGAACGCCGTGGTCCGGTTCGTCGCCCTCGGCTTCGGGGTCGCCGTCATCCCGCGCTCGGCCGCCGCCCGCGCCGACGACGTCGACGTGCTGGAGCTCGCCGACCTCGCCGCCCGGCACCCGATCACCCTGGTCCACCGCCACCCCGAACCGTCGGCACCCAGCGCCCGCGCCTTCCTCGCCCTTCTCGGCACGTCGGCCGAGCCTCGGCACGCCCGTCAGCTCGACGACGGCGCGACCGACGAGGTCGAAGCCGCAGCACCCCGGCCGCCCGCTCCTCACGGGCTCGAGCGCAGGTCAGGGGCGGAGGGCCTCGCGGAGGAGCGCCCATGAGGCGTCCGCCGTGGCACGACGATCGGCCGAGGGCACCTTCGCGACGAGCGCGGCGACCATGCCGACGGCGAGCATGACGTCCTCGGTGCGCAGTGACCGCCGGATCCTGCCCGCACGTTGCGCCTCGCCGAGGGCATCGGCCAGCACGGCTCGCACGCGGTCGGTCACGGTCGTGAGGCGGGCGTCCCCGCCCGGGCCGTGATGATCTCGACGAACGCGATCGACGCGATGGTCTGCTCGGTGATGCGGGCCAGCAGATGCTCGAGGGCATGGCCAAGGTGTTCGCCGCCGAGCTGGCCAAGCACTCCATCCGGGTCAACAGCGTGCACCCCACCGGGGTGGCCACCCCGATGGGCTCCGGCGACATGCAGGCCGTCCTCGGTGCGGCGATGGCCGGTGACCAGCGCCTGGGCGGCATGTTCGCCAACATGCTGCCGGTCGAGACCACCCAGCCCGAGGACGTCGCGGACAGCGTGCTGTTCCTCGCCTCCGACGAGTCGAGGTATGTCACCGCCCACGAGATCGCCCCCGACGCGGGCGTGACCGAGTTCTGAGCCCTCGGCCGACTGCTCGCCTCCGGTTGCGCCGACCTGTTACCGCCGGTAACGTTACCGCCGGTAACACCACACGTCGTCGATCCGCGAGGGAGCGACCATGGACGACACCATCGCACTGAACGGCACCGACCAGGCCGGGGAGCAGGCTGACCAGAGGGACGTCGCGCGTCGGCTGCTGCGCTCGTCGGAGCTGATGTCCTTCGACCCGGCCCGCGAGGTGGACTGGGAGACGCCGCTGGACACCGCCTTCCACGGCGCCAGCCCGGAGTGGAGCACGCTCTACGGCACGGCGTACTGGGACGAGATGAGCCCGGAGCAGCAGCGCGAGCTGAACCGCCAGGAGTCGGCGTCGGTCGCCAGCACCGGCATCTGGTTCGAGATGATCCTGCAGCAGATGATGCTGCGGGACTACTACGCCACGGATTTCACCGATCCCGCGTTCCAGTGGGCGCTCACCGAGATCGCCGACGAGTGCCGCCACTCGATCATGTTCGCCCGGGGCGTGGCGAAGCTCGGGGCCCGCCCGTACCGGCCGAAGCGGTCCGTGATCGAGCTGGGCCGGGCGTTCAAGGCGCTCGCCGGCGGCGAGACGGCCTACGCGGCGATCCTGGTCGCCGAGGAGGTCCTGGACGTGATGCAGCGGGACTGGATGCGCGACGAGCGCGTGGCCCCGTTCGTGCGCACGATCAACAACATCCACGTGGTCGAGGAGTCCCGGCACATGAAGTTCGCCCGGGACGAGGTCCGGGAGCGGATGAAGGGCGCTGGCCTCCTGCGCCGGCAGGTCGACGCCGTCGCGGTCGCGTCCGCGGCCTATTTCATCGTGACCAGCATGGTCAGCGACGACGTCTACGCCGCCGCCGGGCTCGACCGCCGGCGGGCCGTGCGCGAGGCGCGGGCCAACGAGCACCACAAGTCCATGATCCGTTCGAGCTGCGCCGGGCTGATGGAGTTCCTCGGCTCGGCGGGGCTGCTGACCCCTCCGGCTCGGGCGATCTACCGTCGCGCGAACCTGATCTGACCCGGCGGCGCCGCGATGCCCTATGCGATCACCCAGACCTGCTGCACCGACGCGTCCTGCGTCGCTGCCTGCCCCGTCAACTGCATCCACCCGACGCCGGACGAGCCGGACTTCGGCACCACGGACATGCTCTACGTCGACCCGCGGACGTGCATCGACTGCGGCGCCTGCGCGGACGCCTGCCCCGTGGACGCGGTCCATCCCGTCGACGCGCTGCGCGGCCCGCTCGAGGGCTACGCGGCGATCAACGCGGAGTTCTACGTGGACCGGCCGTCGTCGCGGGCGACCGGGACCGGGCCGGTGTTCCACGACTGGGGCCCACCGACCTTCGACCGGGCGATCCCGGCCGGGTTCCCGGCGCTCGACGTCGCCGTGGTCGGCACCGGCCCGGCCGGGATGTACGCCGTGCAGGACCTGCTGCTGCACACGAACGCCCGGGTCACGCTGATCGACCGGCTGTCCGTGCCGGGCGGGCTGGTCCGGTTCGGGGTGGCACCCGACCACCCGGCGACGAAGCGCATCGGCGAGACGTTCGCCCGCCACCACACGCACCACCGGCTGCGGATGCGGCTGGGCGTCGAGGTCGGGCGCGATGTCACCGCGGCGGAGCTCGCCGCCGAGCACGACGCGGTGATCTACGCGGTGGGCGCCTCGGAGGCCCGCGCGCTCGGCGTGCCGGGTGAGGACCTGCCCGGGAGCCTCGCCGCCACGACCGTCGTCGGCTGGTACAACGGCCACCCGGAGATCGCGCCGGCGGCCGTCGACCTGTCCGCGTCGCGGGTGGTGGTCGTCGGTACCGGGAACGTGGCCCTCGACGTCGCCCGGATCCTCACCGCGGACCCGGCCGACCTCGCGGGCACGGCGATCGCCGCGCCGGCACTGGGCCTGCTGCGGGACACCGCGGTGCGCGAGGTCGTGCTGCTGGGCCGCCGCGGCCCGGAGACCGCCGCCTACACCCGGTCGGAGCTGCTCGCCCTCACCCGCCGGCACGGCGTCGAGCTGGTGGTCGACGACGAGGACCCGCGCACCGGCCGGGCGATCGACTCGGCCGCGCCGGGCGAGCACGCCGCACTCCTGCAGGGCGTCCGCCGCGAGACCGTCGACTGGTCGGCGCCACCCCCCGAAGGCTCCAGGCGCCTGGTCCTGCGCTTCCACTCGGCCCCGGTCGCGGTGAGCGGGTCCGACCACGTGGCAGGGCTGCGGGTGACCGGTCGCGGCGGCGAGGTGGAGATCCCGGCCGGGCTGGTGGTCCGGGCCGTCGGGCACCGCGGCACGCCGCTGCCCGGGCTGCCCTTCGACGACGCGACCGGCGTCGTCCCCAACCAGGACGGGCGGGTCGACGGGATGCCCGGCACCTACGTCGTGGGCTGGATCAAGCGCGGCTCCTCCGGCGGGATCGGCGCCAACCGGACCTGCGCCGCGGAGACGGTGCGGGCGCTGCTCGACGACGCCGTCGCCCGACGGTTGCCGGCGAGGCCCCGGCGGCGCATCCCGCTGCCCCTGCTCAGCGGACGCGCCCGGGGCCGCCGCCGCGAGCCGTCGGGCCACTGACGCGTGATCAGGGCCCGGCGGTCCCGGGAGGCGCCCGGCGGGGACTGATCAGGTGTTCTGCCCCTCTTGCGCGGCGAGGAAGCGGCGGAGGAGACCGGCGACGTCGTCGGCGCGCTCGATCTGGGGCATGTGGCCGGTGTCGGCGAAGACATGGGACTGCGCGTGCGGCAGCATCGCCCGCGCGGTGCTCATGTGGTGGGCCGGCAGGATCAGGTCCCGATCCCCCCAGAGGAGCAGGGTCGGCTTCGGGTGCCGGGCCACCTCGGCGAGCAGCGCCGAGCGCCAGCGGGCCCGAACCCCGCGGAACGTCCCCAGCTCGCGGGCGGCCTCCAGGAACACCTCGGCGTGGTCGGGTTGCTCCGCCATGCGGAGCGCGTGCTCGATCCGCTCCTCGGTGACGAAGGAGCCGTCGAAGAACAGGGCGCGCTCGGTGCGGCGGGCGGCCTTCCGGTCCGTGCTCTTCAGCAACCGCCGCCCGACACCGGGAATCGCGAGGAGGCGCAGCGCGATGGTGACCTCCT is a window of Pseudonocardia sp. T1-2H DNA encoding:
- a CDS encoding DUF2848 family protein, which translates into the protein MPDQALQLTVRGTGEMLHVRPARLIVAGYTGRDAEAVAAHIAELAEIGVPPPATVPAFYDLDPALLTTDPVIGVDGPDSSGEVEPVVIRHDGRLYLGVGSDHTDRELEKSSVAGSKAACPKPLGREVAALPADLNDFDWDPVAAASDVDGEPYQRGDLSALRHPADVLARLADALPDADGDLVLFGGTLPLMTGRFVFGRNWTLQLKLSDGTVLAHTYETEQRNR
- a CDS encoding nuclear transport factor 2 family protein; this encodes MPLSVDDKLAIQELSNTHVKYLDAHDVEAWANCWLPDGKFIATYGTFTGHEAIKEFIRGHIAAGKEDGARHVLSNYVIEGDGDRATVYSLVVKIQVEKAPHIIASGVYNDVAVRTADGWKFESRQLDVDNGVFAAAAAAEQNSSSGR
- a CDS encoding alpha/beta fold hydrolase — encoded protein: MTALEAERWGEDGPPVVLVHGSLSSAAAAFGEQKVLADRYRLIAPYRRGYSPSPGTDRIDPDRDAQDIVELLGSGAHLVGTSMGGVVAMRAAALAPEKVWSLTVIEPPAMPNAAGRPEADKLIEGLRTHWERNGDADLETFVEGFLRTLSVSMELPSPLPPPFAEAVRNLKTERPWETGVPLEELAAAPFPKLVVTGGGTPGFEDVGDVLAEKLPAKRVLFDGSPHAVQRIGERFNAELLEFLSSAGDHAK
- a CDS encoding AurF N-oxygenase family protein translates to MDDTIALNGTDQAGEQADQRDVARRLLRSSELMSFDPAREVDWETPLDTAFHGASPEWSTLYGTAYWDEMSPEQQRELNRQESASVASTGIWFEMILQQMMLRDYYATDFTDPAFQWALTEIADECRHSIMFARGVAKLGARPYRPKRSVIELGRAFKALAGGETAYAAILVAEEVLDVMQRDWMRDERVAPFVRTINNIHVVEESRHMKFARDEVRERMKGAGLLRRQVDAVAVASAAYFIVTSMVSDDVYAAAGLDRRRAVREARANEHHKSMIRSSCAGLMEFLGSAGLLTPPARAIYRRANLI
- a CDS encoding 4-hydroxyphenylacetate 3-hydroxylase family protein, with the protein product MRTGQDYLTGLKDGRTIIVDGEAVHDVAAHPAFAPIATTIGELFDLAADPAQGMTATAPETGARTNRINIIPRSREDLAGFRHTAEAWARHTHGWVGRSPDHVAAFVNGFAAHPEAFAAGDRDLSANVLAYHRRMQTENPYVSYAIIPPQVSRATTAHAWDGDFVQVGVTEERSDGIVVRGAQMLATGGPVADEILVSCIKPLTDDDADFALSFVVPVATEGLKLYCRRPFAPAATSSYDYPLTSRYDETDALLVFDDVFVPWEKVLVFRDVAGLRRQFFDTGAHVLGNWQAQIRFAVKLQFIAGLARKVAAVNGVDRFPGVVEKLGELAALTSVVESAVLAAEYTAADDGSGLWLPGKRAVYGAMGLQAELYPRALAILRDLVGGGVLQVPSGVADMRNPETRADIDRYIQSPSAPAEERVKLFKLVWDAVGSEFAGRHHQYEMFYAGAPFVVKGYAFRNYGFDGPLAEVDAFLGSYGVDTP
- a CDS encoding alpha/beta fold hydrolase codes for the protein MTATRVPAETGGTSAPVFVDVRGRRIRVVRSGDPAQPPVLLLHGIGRSLEDWAPQHERLADAHHVISVDMPGFGLSERMPEPVTLRSLAEGVLATLDALGEQRPVNIMGNSLGGAVALQILALAPDRVAGLALVNSAGFGKEVTIALRLLAIPGVGRRLLKSTDRKAARRTERALFFDGSFVTEERIEHALRMAEQPDHAEVFLEAARELGTFRGVRARWRSALLAEVARHPKPTLLLWGDRDLILPAHHMSTARAMLPHAQSHVFADTGHMPQIERADDVAGLLRRFLAAQEGQNT
- a CDS encoding FAD-dependent oxidoreductase, which codes for MPYAITQTCCTDASCVAACPVNCIHPTPDEPDFGTTDMLYVDPRTCIDCGACADACPVDAVHPVDALRGPLEGYAAINAEFYVDRPSSRATGTGPVFHDWGPPTFDRAIPAGFPALDVAVVGTGPAGMYAVQDLLLHTNARVTLIDRLSVPGGLVRFGVAPDHPATKRIGETFARHHTHHRLRMRLGVEVGRDVTAAELAAEHDAVIYAVGASEARALGVPGEDLPGSLAATTVVGWYNGHPEIAPAAVDLSASRVVVVGTGNVALDVARILTADPADLAGTAIAAPALGLLRDTAVREVVLLGRRGPETAAYTRSELLALTRRHGVELVVDDEDPRTGRAIDSAAPGEHAALLQGVRRETVDWSAPPPEGSRRLVLRFHSAPVAVSGSDHVAGLRVTGRGGEVEIPAGLVVRAVGHRGTPLPGLPFDDATGVVPNQDGRVDGMPGTYVVGWIKRGSSGGIGANRTCAAETVRALLDDAVARRLPARPRRRIPLPLLSGRARGRRREPSGH
- a CDS encoding LysR family transcriptional regulator, giving the protein MDVRQLEYFVAVAEELSFTRAAARCHVVQSALSYQIARLEREHRVTLFERTSRSVRLAAAGELLLPRARAVLAELDGARAELAELSGVITGRLSIGMIGSTGQAAPTVERALAAFHRRHRGVEIAIRDAGSRHMAEQVRAGGLDLAFVGLFADQLPDGLAHRVLADEALVVAVPRGHPSAGAPADLAALAAASAFVEMRAESGLRTQVDAAFARAGVTRRIAFELATSNAVVRFVALGFGVAVIPRSAAARADDVDVLELADLAARHPITLVHRHPEPSAPSARAFLALLGTSAEPRHARQLDDGATDEVEAAAPRPPAPHGLERRSGAEGLAEERP
- a CDS encoding carbon-nitrogen family hydrolase, whose amino-acid sequence is MQVASPAGEPVGERRRRVGDMVAEAAGADLVVLPELWLSGYFAFDAYAELAEPLHGDTVSAAREWAVRLGCHLHMGSVLERDGQGRLYNTAVLIGPDGEIVHTYRKIHVFGYRSREAELLTPGEQVGAVDTGLGRLGTTTCYDLRFPELYRALVDEGAESIVVCSAWPAARLAHWRLFTSTRAVEEQVVLVACNAVGEQADGVRLAGHSRVVDPWGEVLVEAGEDEGVTFCDVDTGVIAAARTEFPVLADRRLTPRREN
- a CDS encoding GntR family transcriptional regulator gives rise to the protein MAKLSGITAVERAPTLSRRAYLQIQQAIRDGAIRQEVLYSENELAETLGMSRTPVREALISLSREGLVAIESQRGFRLRKLSADERREIFDLRSLLEPYTARRLALVATEEDVRRLGTLIDAQQDLRGPGQQSEFLALDEQFHLLQSELLGLERTHATMTSLRGAMWLIGFEALTLPHRHEDVIAEHRAILDAIARHDPEAAAAAAHEHIVTTAAAVL
- a CDS encoding MFS transporter — translated: MCWTDESYAGAEAARLFSLFMTLSSVAPIAAPVLGGALLAATGSWRPMFWLLAAISVVLAAATWRAVPETLPAERRHAGGLRRTGRAFTTLARDRVFAGYALTVGFAYASLFGYISGSSFALQELYGLTPTQFSLVFALNAAGMIVLGLANARLVRRFPARGLLLAGLVASAVAALALLAAVVLGLGLVALMVPLFLVVATRGLVSSNATVLGVQRAPAAGSASAVLGACMFTGGIVVTPLMALGGEGTALPMVVVVAGGALAALLATGLLTRATRESAPSA
- a CDS encoding SDR family oxidoreductase, encoding MAKVFAAELAKHSIRVNSVHPTGVATPMGSGDMQAVLGAAMAGDQRLGGMFANMLPVETTQPEDVADSVLFLASDESRYVTAHEIAPDAGVTEF